A DNA window from Arachis hypogaea cultivar Tifrunner chromosome 18, arahy.Tifrunner.gnm2.J5K5, whole genome shotgun sequence contains the following coding sequences:
- the LOC112770413 gene encoding uncharacterized protein produces the protein MNSQSSSSFLYRTTAKHEALLGGLILAREVGDTRLEVCSDSEVVTSQVNGSYQARDSLLQKYLEKVKELSKQFEEVAVQHVPRERNTRADLLSKLVSTKPGASNRSLILGMTKEPAVSLHLTKISPSWMDPITDYLENGKLPEDEKKAKTLRREAAKYAIIQGELFKKRLSQPLLKCMHPDQTDYVLREVHEGCCGHHVRGKALARKLIRAGYYWPSMMDDSKEFVKKCVITRFGIPEVVILDNGTQFTDKKFVEFLTGLGIKQKFSLVEHPQTNGKVEAANKVVLLGLKKRLDNKKGA, from the exons ATGAACAGTCAATCAAGTTCGAGTTTCCTGTATCGAACAACAGCGAAACATGAGGCCCTCCTAGGCGGCTTAATCTTAGCTCGGGAAGTCGGGGATACGAGGCTGGAAGTATGCAGCGACTCAGAGGTCGTGAcctcacaagtaaatggaagctaccaagccagagactcGCTATTACAAAAGTACTTGGAGAAGGTCAAAGAGCTGAGCAAACAGTTTGAGGAGGTCGCGGTCCAACATGTtccaagagaaaggaacacacgggcagacctcctatccAAGCTAGTGAGCACGAAACCGGGAGCCAGTAACCGGTCTCTCATACTAGGCATGACAAAAGAACCAGCAGTTTCCCTCCACCTGACAAAGATAAGTCCCTCCTGGATGGACCCCATAACTGATTACCTAGAAAACGGCAAACTCCCTGAAGATGAGAAAAAAGCTAAAACATTGAGAAGGGAGGCAGCCAAATATGCGATCATACAAGGCGAACTGTTCAAAAAGAGACTCAGCCAGCCCTTGCTGAAATGCATGCAtcccgaccaaacggactacgtactcagagaagtccatgaggggtgttgTGGTCACCACGTcaggggcaaagccctagcaagaaaGCTCATCCGAGCTGGATATTACTGGCCATCAATGATGGACGACTCCAAAGAATTTGTGAAGAAATGT GTGATAACCCGATTCGGCATCCCGGAAGTCGTTATCTTGGATAACGGGACGCAGTTCACCGATAAAAAGTTCGTGGAGTTCCTCACCGGTCTAGGCATAAAACAGAAATTCTCTTTGGTGGAGCATCCCCAGACGAACGGGAAAGTCGAGGCTGCAAACAAGGTCGTCTTGCTGGGCCTCAAGAAACGGCTGGATAATAAAAAAGGTGCATGA
- the LOC112770414 gene encoding uncharacterized protein: MGATPFHHSILEVRLPKHFDKPMDMRYDGTQNPQEHLTTFEARMNLEGVGDEVKCHAFPVTLAEPAIRWFNSLPQGSVARFSDISHAFLAQFTTRIAKAKHPINLLGVTQRSGEPIRKYLDRFKDECLEIDGLTDSVASLSLTNGLLNEDFRKHLTTKLVWTMQEIQNVVREYINDEEVSQVVAANKR, encoded by the coding sequence ATGGGCGCAACCCCATTTCATCATTCCATCCTCGAAGTCCGGCTGCCAAAGCACTTTGACAAGCCAAtggacatgaggtacgacggaACCCAAAACCCACAGGAGCACCTTACgaccttcgaggccaggatgaacttgGAGGGAGTGGGAGACGAGGTGAAGTGCCACGCTTTCCCGGTCACCCTCGCGGAACCTGCAATACGGTGGTTTAACAGCCTCCCACAGGGCTCGGTGGCCAGGTTTTCGGATATAAGCCACGCCTTCTTAGCCCAATTTACTACCAGAATCGCAAAGGCAAAGCACCCGATCAATCTGCTCGGGGTGACGCAGAGGTCCGGCGAACCGATCAGGAAATATCTAGACCGGTTCAAGGACGAGTGCTTGGAGATCGACGGGCTGACTGATTCGGTTGCTAGCCTATCCCTGACGAATGGACTTCTAAACGAGGACTTCAGAAAGCACCTCACCACGAAGCTGGTgtggacaatgcaggagatccaaAATGTAGTCAGGGAATACATTAATGATgaagaagtcagccaggtcgtGGCTGCCAACAAACGGTAG